The region AATAATAAACTGTTCCACAGAgaccctacaggcctggagcacttctgcTGGAGACTGGAGATATTCTTCTTTTTGACTTATTACTGTTAATGTTTTTGCAGTGCGTTTTATGTTAATGCAGTTGTTTTGACTTTTCACAACATATTTCTTTCATGTGCAGCACGTTTCAGTGgttacttttgttttgtgtattttcattttctatcGGATTAAcattgtttgcacgtttttcttAATGTAAGTCGTTTCCAGGTCGTTGCAGGTTGGTTACCCTTGTCGAACAGCGTAGGAATCCTTTTTATCCTGCTTATAATCTAGATATTTTCATtgctgtgtatttatgtgttgcaaaaaaaaactactctTTACAGGCAGTACCACATGAACAGAAAACTATAACAATTTGAATAAAtcgacagttaaaaaaaagaaatattagCTCCAGGAATTACGTAAAGGTACTCTCAGTATTCATACTAGATGTTatctttgctgttttaaattttttgaagatgTATTTAAAGATGTAAGTTAAATCATATGCTTGTATCCTCGTTACAAGTCTTAAAGCACTTTGTACTTTCATATTTGATGTATCACTGGACATTTGTGTTTCACAGGTGTCAGAAGAAGAGGTGGATCCAGTTTGAGTTCTTCACTGTTCTGCGTTTGACCACCAGGTGGGTCTGAAGTCTCACTcatctgtgctgcagcaggaaaaaagaTCATGTGAGTACACACATCTCAACATCTTTCATGTTTAATCTGTAGTTTAATGAGTACTTTAAATCACAAGTATGGATTATGCTGTAGTAATGTACCACTGATTCTCTCAATGAAACAGCCATTGAGGTTATTACAAAATGCAGCTGCAGGTCGAGCTCTTTTATTAATCTGCTCTGGGAGGTTGAGTTATTAGACTTGAGTTTAACATATTGAGCACTTAAAAATAAGGGCtttactttaaatcaatctgGGTACAGAACTTCTTCTTCAAGTCAGGATACCATGACTTTTTAAATGGTGGTTGTTTTAAAATTAGATCTTTCTACCATATAAAAGAGTTTAGGTCAACGCACATCTGGATCTAAAATTATTGTGGATAAAAGGCTGAGCTAAGTTAACGTCAGCAGTAGCTCGTCTTGCAgcgtgtttttgtttgatgaaaCGTTTTTATTCAGAATTATTTCAATTAAGTCAATATTTAATGTAATCTAACCTAAAAAAGGAGCTAACATTATCTTACAGCTCCTCCTGACATGCTGTGTATGTCAGTGTGCATTGCAGCAACACTGATTGTtatacagtgttttattttttaccagttTCAATGAATTTAACTAAAAGACACATGGACATAAAAAGTGTGATTGATTACCCTCGAGtatattcatacatttattaaatAGTTAAACTGGTTTCTTCTGGCTTCAGTCATAACAGGATaaccttcattaaaaaaaaagatcttatcATATATTAGAAagaatattaatatttattaatagAGAAAAACCTTTTCATATTCTAAAGATAAATCCTGTGTCTCCTAAATTACATCCATGAATCTAGCACTTGCGCCCCTCACTTGCGTCTTAGTCTCATCCATCAGAGATTTTCGGGAATTTGTGAGGAAacgaggcagaggagagaggagaaataagACGTCCTTAATTCCACTGAAGCATCACGTGACGCAACATCCGACATTGTGGTGACCCCGTTAGCTGATCGCTGTCAGCTTTAACAGCTGTAGCTGCACAAATGCACACTGAATTCATTCTAATAAAATACTCACAATAAAAGTGTTTAGTCTGTGTATGTTACCTGATTACACCTACACATGAAGAACATCCTGCAGTCTGCATTTAAACACGAGGACCATTTCTATGACACAAAGCTTTAATATTCAATCATTGAATTTGATAATGATTTGATTTGTAATAATTTACTGATAATCTGATGTTGAACTCTGAATTTTATAAACACAGATACTTTACGATTTCATAGGAACACTGGAAGTTATTTATTTGGTTTCATGtttcaggaaaatgttgaaatcaaatatttatcaaACCAGATGGTCATGAATAATCAGCCTTTTAGCCACTCTGTCAGACTTTAATTCTCTTCATAATCAAATTTCACCGAGGAAATAAATGACcaagaaaatacaatatttcTATTCTAAACGTGAAGGAGTTGTTTTTTGTGCTTTGGATTTAATAAGACCTGAAATTAACAGATTTTTTGTTTGATGGTGAATCAGAAaattaatactttttaaatcccAGTTTATGACATACAAACTTTTGGGAAACTTTTTAAGGGTTCTGTCCGTCCCCGTTTTAATTTCTGTCCTTTGTCGGTTATCAAAGTCTTCTTTGAAGTTTCATTGAGGTCTGATCCGCTGCAGCACCTCAAACACCTTCTGGTTCGAGTGAGTAGCAAGGATAAACCATTTCAGACATGAGACGCAGCCTCAGTGTGGTAGTGACCATGAACTCAGTAGTGACTCTCTTACTCCCTCTAGTGGTAGTTCAACAGCTAAACACTTCAACAGATGCTTTCAGTTTGACGTTCCAACACATCTGTTATCTGTCATTGAAAAATTCACCTCAACAAAACCCCATCTATTTTGAACATGAAGGGATACAGTTTTATGTACTTTATAATTATTATGATGTTATAAATTAAACAAGCCATCTTACTTTGGCTTTAGAcgataattaaacaaaaaaataatagaagTTGTAGCTCTTGTCATTTCTCCACACACCTTGTGCTATCCTTCTACTTAGTATTACTTGATATGCTTACCGCTTAGGTTTTTTTGGGGGACAAATAATGAGTCCTTTTTTACACTTCCCTTACATGCTCCACCTTCCTACAGGTTAGTTAGATCAAGAAAGTCTCATGTGAAGGTATTTTTAAGCtgttatattgtgtgtgtgtgtgtgtgtgtgtgtgtgtgtgtgtgtgtgtgtgtgtgtgtgtgtgtgtgtgtgtgtgtgtgtgtgtagatgactgacagctgtgatCAGCATCCCGAGACGATGAATGAATCATCCTCAGACGACGACTCTGTCAGCTTGTTGCAGAATCATAATTACTTCCAAAGCAGAGGAGAAGTAGCTGAAGAAGTAGCCATGGAGATAAGTGATTTAGATCCACAGGTCGGCAACATAAGgcaagaagaggaagtggaaatAAGCGGACTCAATCCACCTGAACCAGAGATCTGCAGCAGGACACAGGATGCAGCAGGCTGTGATAAATCTACGACTCAGTCAGGTAATCAGGAATTACAGTTACAAACACTGGATAAAAAGATCAAGCACAATTGTTTTGCCGTTGTCTTTCATAACAAGAAACTCGGCAAATTTTTAAAAGATCTTGTTAATTGTTAAAGATATTATAGGGACCACGCCCCCTTTTGGGTCTAGACAAGCCCTGTGAAAGTGCTGAGGTAGTTTAGAAAACACTGTTGCATGGCATTTTGTACtacaaactatttaaaaacCCAGTTTATGATAAGTCATTGTTCCAGAGAGGAGAGTAGAAGAAGAGCTCTGTGTCTTAgggctgacagaaaaaaaggataaagcTGAAAACTGAGggtccgtgtgtgtgttgataattTAAACCAGAGAACACAGATATTAAGGCAAAAATTACAAAACGAGAATGTCAACAGAAACCTCTTTctaaaaaagaaatctaaaacagtttttagcTCAACTAAGACCTGGCTTTTCCATTGACTAACTTTCATTTCGGATTGAATGTTTTCACACAGAAAGTTGCGGGGCTGCAAGTAGAGGGTCAAAGTAGGGTAGGGTGACCATGTGTCCCCCTTTGCATTTTCTGCAGATGTCCTGCATTTTCATCTCTTGTTCCACATCCCACAAATTGAAAATTTCTCTAGTTTTTCCAAAGTGCGGCACACTAGCCTTTCTCAAACCTGGCTTCTATCAAATGGCTATTTGGAAAGCAGGAGAAGGCTATCACCACGACCAAAGACACAAGCTAAAGGATGCACTTTTTGGCATCATATATGGAGCTTGTGGAGGTCGATATCCAGAAAGCCTTTTGCCagagtttcaaaataaatcttgtggaCGTACAAAAGTATTGTCTATAGCTAGCGATAGTTGTTGACATTTATTAGCTAATGGTTAAAGACTTCTGGTGGCATGGTTAGGTAATCAAGGACTACTAGGCCTAAAGTTCAGCAGAGTAGGGACGAAAGCCTCcacaagataataaaaaaatattcacaattTCACTGATGATAGTTGGTTTAACTCTTCCTAATCCAGTTTAGGAAGGATTCCTCAGATTTTTGTTGGATTGGTAACCAGCTACGAGCTCAATAgaagtgattattttttaagttatttggaCATTATATCGAAGTCTCAGCAAACAGCCTCTCAGCATGGCAGTAACATGTCGTACATTGTCCTGCATCAACATACTGTTTATCCTAGATTTGACCTGCTGCTATTTGTCCCACATTTTCATGCCGGCACCTAGTTCCCCTAATCACACAGGAGGTTGTGATGTTGTTCTGAATATCACTGATGTGATTCAGTCGCAGATAATCAAAGCATGCTTATATTCAGTACATAACTCCCTTTGATATTTGTCATATTTCTTTTGTACAACTGATATACAAGCGGAGAAAAAGAACACTCCACCAACTCAACAAGTTCCACAACTGTTCACttgtaacacaaacaaaaaaatatccttAAATGAAAATAGTCTGGCTAAGGTCATTTccatttttctgattttgatatactttattcatccctgaggggaaattgtGGTTTACACTCACACGCaatcacacgcatgcacaaacaggacctgtggacatgcattagtggagagatgtcagagtgaggctgctacacactgctaaaccgagagcgcaccagagcagctGGGGGTTCcgtgccttgctcaagagcacctcgacagtgctcgggaagtgccctggcatcTTTCCAGCTAaaagaccaacttccagattatGGTCCGCACTGGGATTTGACCCTCccgttcccaacccaagtccctatggactgagctactgccgccccaaatgTCTATATGACCTCTGTAGTTGAAGTGTTTTGCCTCTATTGGTCATGTTACTCTTCATGTGTGTcacaaatgttttcatcttCAAGCAGCAAATGTCCTGCCAAGTGTGAAACTCTCCAAAAATATCCGGCTTAACAAGAGAAACGAAAAGGGCGAGACTCTTCTGCACAGAGCGTGCATGAAAAAAGATCTGCCAATGGTTGGAGCGCTCATCCAGGCCGGGATCAGCATCAACACAGAGGATTACGCAGGTTAAACGCTAAAGACTCTAATATATTTGACCTCTGTGGTGTGACATATTTCACCTCTGCCTGTCAGTCTGAAACAAGTACAAAGTGTGGAACTATAAACTCACTGTGAtcagtaaatgttttctttatttgtcaggCTGGACGGCCCTCCACGAGGCTGCAGCTGTGGGTAATGCAGCTGTGGTGGAGCTGCTGCTAAAGGCTGGAGCAAATGCCAACGCCGGAAGCTTTGACGGTGTCAGACCTCTACATGACGCAGTTTCCTCAGGACACTACGAGGTGACGGAGAAACTCTGGAGGACACTCAAAGATGTAGCAAACCTGTGTGGGGTTTTAAGCAACACTTGGACAGCACATATTTTAAGAATGAGACGTTTTTGTCTCAGAGAAACATCTTATGAAGTTCCCTCTTTAAAGCCTCCAGACTGCATTGACAAAATCAGTCATTTTATCTTGCAAACAAAGGGAGTTGcttaatttgatgttttaaatgtttagctCAGTCCAACAGAATATTTGTGCCTTAGAAAACATAAAGTGCTTAAAGTTCAGTTGTATTTAGGATAGACTTCCAAACAGGAAATAGTGataagtgtgtttgttgtgcagGTAGTGAAGCTTCTCCTGCAGTTTGGATCAAACACGTGTTACAGGACGGTCGGCGGCCTGAGTGCACTCGACATGGCACAGGACGAAAACATGAAAGAGCTGCTTCTAACTTTTAGACCATCCTCGGTTATTAATGAGAAGCCTGAACAACACACACCAGGTGAGCCAACCTCTAAAAACATTCCTCAACACATTTTGTCTGCAGAGCTAGTGCGATCCAAGCATGTTTATTGGACagaggaagtcacctgttggaaaAACTCTGATCTGTTTTCATGGTGAAatatgagagaaaatgttgccactctgggagtcttacaccaaaTACATTTCTACAAATATCATCGGTATGCTTATCAGCAATCAGCAAAgctaaattgttgttttaaatatcaTCCCTAATTTTCACAATAGTTGCATCTCTAATAGGAAAAGGATTTTTTTCGCCAAAGGTCTGCATACTGGCtcttttaaatacacacacaaacagcaccggtgcacagtttgtttgtttttgcagtacAGATAGgggagcatttaaccctttgtatgtattttgtgtattaaacggtgtctttttgactcatttgcacaggttttAATGAGCACGAAGACATcaaaatccttttgtgaatcaggccccAAGTATTTTAAACTAATCAGGGCAATTTGGTCTGAAAATATCATTCTTCTTACAGATGTACAGAAAAGGAGGTTTTATATGTCACTGCAGACTGAGCTTAAGTCTTTATATTAAGACTTTATATTTCTCAAAGTGTTGATTGCAGCTGAGGTCTGAGTTCAGGATTCTTTCAGGTTGTAAATCCTCTGAGGCTCAGTGCCACAAACAGCTCTGCAGCCAAAGCTCGAGTCCAAACGAACGATCCAGAGAGTCAGGTGACAGAGACGGAGCCAGAGAGCCGGCTGACattcagctgagagagagacgCACCAACACTCATACTGTGAGAGCTCTTTACACCCTCAGTCCCTTTAAACTCCAGGGCAACATTAGAAAAACactgttgaatgtttttgcaGCTTCTTTGTGACACCCATAATTATTGATGTATTATCTGTCTTACAGCTGAGTCACTCAGAGGCCATGGAGTTGGTTTTGGAGGAGGTGggaaggaaacaaacagaaatatcaAACTGGTCTCTGACAGCTCCACTGGTTACAGGTAAAGCAGCTGCACACAGTCTCTCTTTTCAAGCCAGGTTTGTGACTTAACATAGAGGAAACACACTAAAAATGTGGATATCCAGAAGAATAACTTCAAGGTAGAGCCATCCAAATGAAATTCAAGCTCCTCTCCACCAATTATACAACACCATATGAGCTGGTAAAACTCATGCAAATGAGATGATATGCAAAACGTGGTCAGCTTGTTTTCAAATAGAGGATGACCAGTCTGAAGCTGAATTACTGTAGTTGTTGCAATAAGCGTGTTGTTTTCATCCGAGGGCAAATATTTCATATCTGATTATAATCCTTGTGCATAAATACTTCCTGTATCCTGAACATTTTATCACAGAACAAATGACTCCTGATGATCAGAGTCCATTGTTCATCAAAGTCTCTGCCTTCATGGTAATGCTGCATACTATTGAACGTATTCACAGtatcagaaaataaacatttcatcaAGGAGCTTCACTACTTAAGTCTAGATCCAGAGTCGAAGATCCAGTTTGATTTgaattgtgctgttttttcagGAAGATTAAGTTCCGCTCTAACGCAGATCCAGAACCAGCTGATTGAGGTGCTGGACAAACAGAGTTTGGAGAAAGATCAACTCGCCCAGAAACAGTGGTCAGTCCAGAAACTTCTCTGATCTCATTTTCAGAACACAGCTCAGCTTCACaaggaaaagaaaactaaaGACAATGCGGAGTATGTGATAGAG is a window of Labrus mixtus chromosome 5, fLabMix1.1, whole genome shotgun sequence DNA encoding:
- the LOC132974636 gene encoding ankyrin repeat domain-containing protein 31-like produces the protein MTDSCDQHPETMNESSSDDDSVSLLQNHNYFQSRGEVAEEVAMEISDLDPQVGNIRQEEEVEISGLNPPEPEICSRTQDAAGCDKSTTQSANVLPSVKLSKNIRLNKRNEKGETLLHRACMKKDLPMVGALIQAGISINTEDYAGWTALHEAAAVGNAAVVELLLKAGANANAGSFDGVRPLHDAVSSGHYEVVKLLLQFGSNTCYRTVGGLSALDMAQDENMKELLLTFRPSSVINEKPEQHTPGCKSSEAQCHKQLCSQSSSPNERSRESGDRDGAREPADIQLRERRTNTHTLSHSEAMELVLEEVGRKQTEISNWSLTAPLVTGRLSSALTQIQNQLIEVLDKQSLEKDQLAQKQWSVSHSLWQRVMKSRLVSLASRQRTLVGLLQKQTHLVEMYVTMKAKLSVQSPNPRHSNKERQQADQISSPLFTSPSSKARASQSCRALTQEACVLTSAAQQKSSSPPAPTLTNAKKIRNKKTSLRQSTTRHTEITLKRINFRAQVRNALIQTKAEDRRGRLSELIKRKVLKPGSPLNLFTKGQQLCALVLADGSLKDLKGKVHLSPERWLESVFGNHIPVGSSYAWDKVTFEGKPLSSYTLNLDTETNTLPEVGVQLCRDSSAPEDLTPEEASLKRLMRIRTIHLVDDEEWLPNAVMDIYWDKLLKDECLEPQWT